In a genomic window of Alcanivorax sp.:
- a CDS encoding AraC family transcriptional regulator: MSARSILALIYTVELLETEKGLDCAPVLARHGLDKTSLDPNSEIGRDRELLIFSELLPQVDDPMLGFEMGSRFGFAGYGQLTMLLMTSETAFQGFQFGVRYQALTYLYGEIALIPGEHSTALDLYPISLPPELRRTLIDRDMVGTFKLVNDIQTQLNLDLKPEEVWMPYPRPPEEQVQVFENYFGCPIRYDQPHCRALIRNQDLAVRMPGYNKMAQDMYREQCDAMLARREIPTDNLAARVASYLQLFVRSYPTAEQVAQAFGIPERSFRRQLSSEQKPFQGIMDQVREEKAKRYLADSEKSVAQIGELLGYSESAAFVRAFERWTGQTPAKHRKSSE, encoded by the coding sequence ATGTCTGCTCGTTCGATCCTGGCACTGATCTACACCGTGGAACTCCTGGAAACGGAGAAAGGACTGGATTGCGCGCCGGTGCTGGCCCGCCACGGCCTGGACAAGACCAGCCTGGACCCCAACAGCGAGATCGGCCGGGACCGGGAACTGCTGATCTTTTCCGAGCTGCTACCCCAGGTGGACGATCCCATGCTGGGTTTCGAGATGGGCAGCCGCTTCGGTTTTGCCGGTTATGGCCAGCTCACCATGCTGCTGATGACCAGCGAGACCGCCTTTCAGGGGTTTCAGTTCGGCGTTCGCTACCAGGCACTCACCTACCTGTACGGCGAAATCGCCCTGATTCCCGGCGAACATAGTACCGCCCTGGACCTGTACCCCATCTCCCTACCGCCGGAGTTGCGCCGCACCCTGATCGACCGGGACATGGTGGGCACCTTCAAGCTGGTCAACGATATCCAGACCCAGCTCAATCTGGACCTGAAACCGGAGGAAGTCTGGATGCCCTACCCCCGCCCGCCGGAGGAACAGGTACAAGTGTTCGAGAACTATTTCGGCTGCCCGATACGCTACGACCAGCCCCACTGCCGGGCGCTGATCCGCAATCAGGACCTGGCCGTGCGGATGCCGGGCTACAACAAAATGGCCCAGGACATGTACCGGGAACAGTGCGACGCCATGCTGGCCCGCCGGGAGATCCCCACCGACAACCTGGCCGCCCGGGTGGCCAGTTATCTGCAGCTGTTTGTACGCAGCTACCCCACCGCCGAGCAGGTAGCCCAGGCCTTCGGCATCCCGGAGCGCAGCTTCCGGCGCCAGTTGAGCAGCGAGCAAAAGCCCTTTCAGGGCATCATGGATCAGGTGCGGGAAGAAAAGGCGAAACGCTACCTGGCCGATTCAGAGAAAAGCGTGGCGCAGATCGGCGAACTGCTGGGCTACAGCGAATCCGCCGCCTTTGTGCGGGCGTTTGAACGCTGGACGGGGCAGACGCCGGCAAAACACCGTAAAAGCAGTGAATAG
- the hldE gene encoding bifunctional D-glycero-beta-D-manno-heptose-7-phosphate kinase/D-glycero-beta-D-manno-heptose 1-phosphate adenylyltransferase HldE, whose translation MHNPHIPAFATARVLVAGDVMLDRYWHGPTGRISPEAPVPVVRVTELEDRPGGAANVALNMAALGARAELVGITGDDEAATILEERLGAAEVGCHFQKINGLPTITKLRVISRQQQLLRLDFEEAFHDQDPAPFADRVKEQLAHCGALVLSDYAKGALRDCPGLIALAREAGVPVLVDPKGTDFSHYRGATLLTPNLSEFEAVAGPIKDEQDLIAKGQQLIRDLDLKALLVTRSEKGMTLLRDGQPELHLPARAREVFDVTGAGDTVISVLAVALAAGADMADAVALANIAAGIVVGKLGTAVVSAPELRRAVHQEGGLGRGVMTEEQLLIAIEDARAQGERIVFTNGCFDIIHAGHVGYLDSARRQGDRLVLAVNGDESIRRLKGPGRPINPLERRMAVLAALEVVDWVVPFDTDTPEPLLEAIKPDVLVKGGDYSVDQVVGHEFVQGYGGEVKVLDFIDDISTTKIVERIKKDR comes from the coding sequence ATGCACAATCCGCATATCCCCGCTTTTGCCACGGCCCGTGTTCTGGTGGCCGGCGATGTGATGCTCGACCGTTACTGGCACGGACCTACAGGCCGCATTTCGCCGGAAGCACCGGTACCAGTGGTGCGGGTGACCGAGCTGGAGGATCGTCCCGGTGGCGCCGCCAACGTGGCCCTCAATATGGCCGCGCTGGGTGCCCGTGCCGAGCTGGTGGGGATTACTGGCGATGATGAGGCCGCCACCATTCTGGAAGAGCGCCTGGGAGCTGCAGAAGTGGGTTGCCACTTCCAGAAGATCAACGGTCTGCCCACCATCACCAAGTTGCGGGTGATCAGCCGCCAGCAGCAGTTGCTGCGCCTGGACTTCGAGGAAGCCTTCCACGATCAGGACCCGGCTCCGTTTGCCGACAGGGTGAAAGAGCAGCTGGCCCACTGTGGGGCGCTGGTGCTTTCCGATTATGCCAAAGGCGCCCTGCGCGATTGCCCTGGGCTGATCGCCCTGGCCCGGGAAGCCGGTGTGCCGGTACTGGTGGACCCCAAGGGAACCGATTTCAGTCATTACCGGGGCGCCACCTTGCTGACGCCCAATCTCAGTGAATTTGAAGCGGTGGCCGGGCCGATCAAGGATGAACAGGATCTGATCGCCAAGGGCCAGCAACTGATCCGCGACCTGGACCTGAAAGCGCTGCTGGTGACACGCAGCGAAAAGGGCATGACCCTGCTGCGCGACGGCCAGCCGGAACTGCACCTGCCCGCCCGTGCCCGCGAGGTGTTCGATGTGACTGGCGCCGGCGATACCGTGATCTCGGTGTTGGCGGTGGCGCTGGCTGCCGGTGCGGACATGGCCGACGCGGTGGCGCTAGCCAATATCGCCGCCGGTATCGTGGTCGGCAAGCTGGGCACCGCCGTGGTGTCCGCCCCGGAGCTGCGCCGGGCGGTGCATCAGGAAGGGGGTCTGGGCCGCGGGGTGATGACCGAAGAACAGCTGCTGATCGCCATTGAAGATGCCCGAGCCCAGGGCGAGCGGATCGTTTTCACCAATGGCTGCTTCGACATCATCCACGCCGGCCACGTGGGTTATCTGGATTCCGCACGACGTCAGGGCGACCGCCTGGTGTTGGCGGTGAACGGCGATGAATCCATCCGCCGCTTGAAGGGCCCTGGCCGCCCCATCAATCCCCTGGAGCGCCGCATGGCGGTGCTTGCTGCCCTTGAGGTGGTGGACTGGGTAGTGCCCTTCGACACCGACACCCCCGAACCGCTGCTGGAAGCCATCAAGCCCGATGTGCTGGTAAAAGGCGGCGACTACAGTGTGGATCAGGTAGTCGGCCACGAGTTTGTGCAAGGCTATGGCGGTGAGGTGAAGGTGCTCGATTTTATCGATGATATCTCTACGACGAAGATTGTGGAGCGGATCAAGAAAGACCGGTGA
- the lpxL gene encoding LpxL/LpxP family Kdo(2)-lipid IV(A) lauroyl/palmitoleoyl acyltransferase, with product MGKRTNRPTRLSDPRLYPSWIGVGLFWLIGQLPWSFLQAIGRGVGRLAWRLAKKRRHIAETNIRLCFPELSPQEQEDLARRCVISTGEAILEMAGSYNNHRIDLNKNLTVTGMEHIQACKIRGQGVLLLGMHFNTLDTCSRMLGPLLDMHAVYRPNDNPVIDRLIDKGRRNYIRSTVDRADLRQMLRLLRNGEVLWYAPDQDYGTAHAVFVPFFGIPAATITATSRIAKMGKAAVIPCAHYRLPGGHYQIEFGPPLEDFPSGNEEADTARINQTIEHYVRKHPEQYLWVHKRFKHQPPGQPKRY from the coding sequence ATGGGAAAACGTACTAATCGCCCCACCCGATTGTCTGATCCAAGGCTGTACCCCTCCTGGATCGGTGTGGGCCTGTTCTGGCTGATCGGCCAATTGCCCTGGAGTTTTCTGCAGGCCATCGGCCGGGGCGTGGGGCGTCTGGCCTGGCGTCTGGCAAAAAAACGGCGCCATATTGCCGAGACCAACATTCGCCTGTGCTTCCCCGAGCTGTCTCCACAGGAACAGGAAGACCTGGCCCGCCGCTGCGTCATCAGCACCGGCGAGGCAATCCTGGAAATGGCAGGCAGTTACAACAATCACCGCATCGACCTGAACAAAAACCTTACCGTAACCGGCATGGAACATATCCAGGCCTGTAAGATCAGGGGCCAGGGTGTATTACTACTCGGCATGCATTTCAATACCCTGGATACATGCTCAAGGATGCTTGGTCCCCTGCTGGATATGCATGCGGTCTATCGGCCCAATGACAACCCGGTCATCGACCGACTGATTGACAAGGGGCGCCGCAACTACATCCGCAGCACGGTAGACCGTGCCGATCTGCGGCAAATGCTGCGACTACTTCGCAACGGCGAAGTGCTCTGGTATGCACCGGACCAGGACTACGGCACCGCCCATGCGGTCTTCGTGCCGTTTTTCGGCATTCCCGCTGCCACCATCACTGCCACCAGCCGCATTGCCAAGATGGGCAAGGCTGCGGTGATCCCATGTGCTCACTATCGCCTGCCAGGCGGCCACTACCAGATCGAATTCGGCCCGCCACTGGAGGACTTCCCCAGCGGCAATGAAGAAGCGGATACTGCACGCATCAATCAAACCATCGAACATTATGTCCGCAAACATCCCGAGCAGTACCTGTGGGTGCACAAGCGGTTCAAACACCAGCCACCCGGCCAGCCAAAGCGTTATTGA
- a CDS encoding O-antigen ligase family protein, whose protein sequence is MGAQAVQTPATRPAKALLMTTLNESRTYQFFSVWITSGLVLYLCGFFLAPSSKAQYLTLYIGIILPALYFSLWQGKRYFLSEDRALLWVLAITLALYLPSLWVTGDVLDTMRKNLKGVLFVMSLAVAVRHLYIHHPVLAARIPAILFVSSLAALFLFYVVLAQQGLLSRGNIGMGNLGDNPNETGLALSVGLLILAVHLIQQPRVTGLLLAIPLIMAIYLANSRSAMLGLAVTLPFAFFFERQQRKLSISYLIACAIAAGIMIALMLKGVIDAERLLSHRPSLWGEFLSHYSNFNLLWGSGLAGSITVFSEVQGVKLEPHSLYFALILRGGLLAAALYAILVILAIRKHVSSSAHSNIWGYILLFGLITQGFEGVYPVRSPNSFWLYTWLPILMLMMKTEKRTQALE, encoded by the coding sequence GTGGGTGCACAAGCGGTTCAAACACCAGCCACCCGGCCAGCCAAAGCGTTATTGATGACGACCTTAAACGAGTCCCGCACCTATCAATTTTTTTCGGTCTGGATAACATCAGGCTTGGTACTCTATCTCTGTGGTTTTTTCCTTGCTCCATCAAGCAAGGCGCAGTACCTCACCCTCTATATAGGGATTATTTTGCCGGCCCTGTACTTCTCTCTTTGGCAGGGTAAACGCTATTTCCTTTCAGAAGATCGAGCCTTGCTATGGGTACTGGCTATCACCCTGGCGCTCTATCTGCCAAGCCTATGGGTTACAGGAGATGTACTGGACACCATGAGGAAAAACCTGAAAGGCGTACTGTTCGTAATGAGTCTCGCTGTAGCTGTTCGACACCTTTACATACACCACCCAGTGCTCGCAGCTCGTATTCCTGCCATTTTATTCGTTTCAAGCCTGGCAGCACTTTTTCTTTTTTATGTCGTTCTAGCTCAACAAGGCTTACTCAGCCGGGGGAATATCGGCATGGGAAATCTTGGCGACAACCCTAACGAGACAGGCCTTGCTCTGTCAGTAGGCTTGCTTATCCTCGCTGTTCATTTGATACAGCAACCTCGTGTTACGGGCTTACTGTTGGCCATCCCTCTTATCATGGCAATCTATCTGGCCAATAGCCGCTCAGCAATGCTGGGGCTAGCCGTAACACTGCCTTTTGCCTTTTTCTTCGAGCGACAGCAACGCAAACTTTCTATTAGCTATCTTATCGCCTGCGCAATCGCTGCAGGGATCATGATTGCTTTAATGCTGAAAGGGGTAATTGATGCTGAAAGACTGTTGAGCCACCGCCCCTCGCTGTGGGGCGAATTTCTCAGTCATTACTCAAACTTTAATTTACTATGGGGAAGCGGCCTGGCGGGCAGCATCACCGTTTTCTCCGAAGTGCAAGGAGTAAAACTTGAGCCCCACAGCCTTTACTTTGCATTGATTCTGCGGGGCGGACTGCTGGCAGCAGCTCTTTACGCTATTTTGGTGATCCTGGCGATCCGCAAACATGTATCGTCAAGTGCACACAGCAATATATGGGGCTACATACTTCTGTTTGGCCTGATTACCCAGGGATTTGAAGGGGTCTACCCGGTGCGCTCACCAAACAGTTTCTGGCTTTACACCTGGCTCCCCATTCTTATGCTAATGATGAAAACAGAAAAGAGAACACAGGCCCTAGAATGA
- a CDS encoding glycosyltransferase family 25 protein, with translation MKNPEQKYNILAIAQPTEVERRQHLDEMLSALNMHYELVKTSPPVPRDQWHQVGFNHKKSRTLLGRDLSCGEIGCFLSHRAAWKLAAESDRPSLILEGDADLNESSRDVCEMLSDGRASWELAMLYYSKCIPSVWYQQRLDNTFRLAKFANRRAYCLAAYMLTPAGAHKLLKLSESFYLPADDFVSGGWIRKDLDMFAIVPKAAGLCPVQSGNSNLEDDRQRNKTRKHKKKDNNRLLRRLELYLRELGQRYRPPRKSL, from the coding sequence ATGAAAAACCCCGAACAAAAATATAACATCCTGGCCATAGCTCAACCCACCGAGGTTGAGCGAAGACAGCATCTTGACGAGATGCTGTCTGCGCTAAATATGCACTATGAGCTGGTCAAAACCTCTCCACCGGTTCCGCGTGACCAATGGCATCAAGTGGGCTTCAATCACAAAAAATCCAGAACGCTCCTAGGCAGGGATTTATCCTGTGGTGAAATTGGTTGCTTCCTGAGCCACAGGGCAGCCTGGAAACTGGCAGCAGAATCTGATCGCCCCTCGTTAATTCTGGAAGGCGACGCAGACCTGAACGAAAGCTCCCGTGACGTCTGTGAAATGCTGAGTGACGGGAGGGCTAGCTGGGAGCTGGCCATGCTGTACTACTCAAAATGCATCCCCTCTGTTTGGTATCAGCAGCGTCTGGACAACACCTTCCGTCTTGCCAAGTTTGCTAACCGCAGAGCCTATTGCCTCGCAGCCTACATGCTGACACCTGCTGGCGCCCACAAGCTACTTAAACTTAGTGAGAGCTTTTATTTACCTGCGGATGATTTTGTTTCGGGCGGATGGATCCGAAAAGATCTGGATATGTTTGCCATTGTTCCTAAAGCAGCAGGTTTGTGTCCCGTCCAGTCGGGCAACTCCAACCTTGAGGATGACCGGCAACGAAATAAGACCCGAAAACACAAGAAAAAAGATAACAACCGTTTGCTTCGTCGTCTGGAGCTGTATCTGAGAGAGCTGGGACAACGCTACCGTCCGCCGAGAAAAAGTCTTTAG
- a CDS encoding acyltransferase, translating into MQTLREFVFLGLANHLPRLRFSDKWRWLFLKAAGFDMQGRSTVYGPVVLRPIGGAPKVHIGKGCFINTEVRFACPKAAITLGERCRIGPRVCFEGAQHSLYLNEKGRRGTTGAPISLGNDVWIGAGAIITAGVDIGEGSVVAAGAVVTGNVPAFTLVGGVPAKIIKDLKE; encoded by the coding sequence ATGCAAACCCTTCGTGAGTTCGTGTTCCTGGGCCTGGCGAACCACCTGCCTCGCCTGAGATTTAGTGACAAGTGGCGCTGGTTGTTTCTCAAGGCTGCCGGGTTTGATATGCAGGGGCGTTCCACGGTCTATGGGCCTGTGGTGCTGAGGCCGATTGGTGGTGCGCCCAAAGTGCACATCGGCAAGGGTTGTTTTATCAATACCGAAGTCCGTTTTGCCTGCCCGAAAGCAGCGATCACTCTGGGGGAGCGGTGCCGTATCGGACCCAGGGTCTGCTTTGAAGGGGCGCAGCACAGTCTTTATCTCAATGAAAAGGGTAGGCGTGGTACTACTGGTGCCCCTATCTCTCTCGGTAATGATGTATGGATCGGTGCCGGTGCGATTATTACCGCGGGGGTGGATATCGGTGAGGGCAGCGTTGTAGCCGCTGGAGCGGTTGTAACCGGTAACGTGCCTGCCTTTACGCTAGTAGGCGGTGTTCCGGCAAAAATCATCAAGGACTTGAAAGAGTAG
- a CDS encoding sulfotransferase, which yields MSATHLHVVGCPRSGTTLMAEMLVACYPHEGHSEHEETIFKVSPQESGLRLSKKPNDALWMAPLLDRDPNLYVIAMMRDPRSVICSMHKAWPGMYFCNYPVWKRAEKAIMEIQSHPRVMVLRYEDLVSDPKGVQQRMEDIFPFLHRSHDFDRFHEVAEAGEDAQNALGGLRQVDLSRIAGWREHLPRLKQQLQRYPQLAQDLITHGYESNNDWQAQLEGVVAENFPCRYSDSSEFWKHLEQKLRFVGKRRRYFRERGL from the coding sequence ATGAGTGCGACGCATCTGCATGTGGTGGGGTGTCCACGCAGTGGCACCACCCTGATGGCGGAAATGCTGGTGGCCTGTTATCCCCATGAAGGCCACTCTGAACACGAAGAAACCATCTTCAAGGTGTCGCCGCAGGAAAGCGGACTGCGGTTATCAAAAAAACCCAACGATGCGCTGTGGATGGCGCCGTTGCTTGACCGTGACCCGAATCTTTATGTGATTGCCATGATGCGTGATCCCCGCTCGGTGATTTGCAGCATGCACAAGGCCTGGCCTGGTATGTATTTCTGCAACTATCCGGTATGGAAGCGGGCAGAAAAAGCCATCATGGAAATCCAGTCCCACCCCAGGGTGATGGTGCTGCGCTACGAGGACCTGGTCAGTGACCCGAAAGGTGTGCAGCAACGGATGGAAGATATCTTCCCGTTTCTGCACAGAAGCCATGACTTTGACCGCTTTCATGAAGTGGCTGAGGCTGGTGAAGACGCACAGAATGCGCTTGGCGGGCTCCGCCAGGTTGACCTGTCACGCATTGCCGGTTGGCGAGAGCATCTACCACGCCTGAAGCAGCAGCTGCAACGCTACCCGCAGTTGGCGCAGGATCTGATCACCCATGGCTACGAAAGCAATAATGACTGGCAGGCGCAATTAGAGGGAGTGGTGGCGGAAAACTTTCCCTGTCGCTATTCCGATTCGTCAGAGTTCTGGAAGCATCTGGAGCAGAAGCTGCGCTTTGTGGGCAAGCGCCGCCGCTATTTCCGTGAAAGGGGGCTGTGA
- a CDS encoding glycosyltransferase, which yields MKTLVVSTDGKLMVTRPLWEAAKGRFDFDHVEVTREHGLEAYFNEADFSGYDRVIADTNLRRLGKRYQCLKRAPGLVIFDHDVCQNNVPTSEWYRRYPAVLRDLEKARIIVSGASLAQQLRDEGIDACFLPKGYDGTTISDLGLERTIASAFVGRVKNKVYKRRKRFLLRQEKLGKLQLLRAEPGEPYNRLLNSIRVFVSADIGFNEYMIKNFEAMAAGCVLLAWRQPALEQQELGFVENENVVLYDSEPELHEKLQWLHENPEKAGAIARSGQHLVSEKHTWACRAAAFPDLLAPDIKIAPTPNWRDRIRLLGAGK from the coding sequence ATGAAAACCCTGGTTGTCTCCACTGACGGGAAGCTGATGGTTACACGCCCTCTGTGGGAAGCGGCGAAGGGGCGCTTTGATTTCGATCATGTAGAAGTGACCCGCGAGCATGGTCTGGAAGCCTATTTCAACGAGGCAGATTTCAGTGGCTATGATCGGGTTATCGCCGATACCAACCTGCGCCGGCTGGGTAAGCGTTACCAGTGTCTCAAGCGGGCGCCGGGTCTGGTGATCTTCGATCACGATGTATGCCAGAACAATGTGCCCACCAGTGAGTGGTATCGCCGTTATCCGGCGGTGCTTCGTGATCTGGAAAAGGCAAGAATCATTGTCTCCGGTGCCAGCCTGGCGCAGCAGCTTCGCGATGAAGGCATTGATGCCTGCTTTCTTCCCAAGGGCTATGACGGCACAACCATTTCTGATCTGGGACTGGAACGCACCATCGCGTCTGCGTTTGTGGGCCGGGTGAAAAACAAGGTCTACAAGCGCCGCAAGCGTTTTTTACTCAGGCAGGAAAAGCTTGGCAAGCTACAACTGCTGCGGGCAGAGCCGGGCGAGCCCTATAATCGTTTGCTCAATTCGATTCGGGTGTTTGTCAGCGCTGACATCGGGTTCAACGAATACATGATCAAGAATTTCGAAGCCATGGCGGCGGGATGCGTGTTGCTGGCCTGGCGGCAACCGGCTCTGGAGCAGCAGGAGCTGGGGTTCGTGGAGAACGAAAACGTTGTTTTGTACGACAGTGAGCCCGAGTTGCATGAAAAGTTGCAATGGCTTCATGAAAATCCGGAAAAAGCCGGGGCAATTGCCCGGTCAGGACAGCATCTCGTGAGTGAAAAGCATACCTGGGCTTGCCGGGCTGCTGCCTTTCCTGACTTGCTGGCGCCGGATATCAAAATTGCTCCGACACCAAACTGGCGGGACAGAATCCGATTGCTGGGAGCCGGAAAATGA
- a CDS encoding lipopolysaccharide kinase InaA family protein, with product MADSSQDITQALLASRETVLPVTLSVDGQVLEMQSLLRFMPERRAVYSGLLDGQPVIIKLFSSHPRSRREVQVEQQRLTALAEKQVPAPRVLLRDYPGESALLVLEHLGEASAKARLQEISAEKIPGLVQELVVLTSKMHRHGVMQNDIHLGNFIFADGAWHVIDAGDVEVTDAPVEKSKALGNLALLLAQFPPLSLPTAQQVVSAYGDTFSSQQLAESLKKTRHARLRKLVKKSLRNCTEFVELNGKGYTGMGRREDQPLIDALLNTGLDTLLENCERLKDGNSATVGRVQIQGESLVIKRYNVKSAWKKLARQFKSRARNSWLNATYLGLVQIPTPRAVCYLSSKQSGLTDREYLVCRNVEGRMLPEICEAGGPLRDQALSQMADFFAVMRLMAFSHGDSKYTNFLFQDGQLQVLDLDGMSRDPGRGLEQELADQRQRLFESWRPREALAPQARQEFNAFYEARIKSIESWL from the coding sequence ATGGCGGACTCGTCACAGGACATTACCCAGGCCCTGCTGGCCAGCCGTGAAACCGTTTTGCCGGTGACACTGAGCGTGGACGGGCAGGTGCTGGAGATGCAGTCTCTACTGCGCTTTATGCCTGAGCGTCGGGCTGTCTATTCCGGGCTGTTGGATGGACAGCCGGTGATTATCAAACTGTTTTCTTCGCACCCTCGTTCTCGCCGGGAAGTGCAGGTTGAGCAGCAACGGCTGACGGCGCTGGCTGAAAAACAGGTACCGGCTCCCCGGGTATTGCTCCGCGACTATCCCGGGGAGTCGGCCTTGCTGGTGCTGGAGCATTTGGGTGAAGCGTCAGCCAAGGCTCGATTGCAGGAAATCTCCGCTGAAAAAATTCCCGGGCTGGTGCAGGAACTGGTGGTGTTGACCAGCAAAATGCATCGCCATGGCGTGATGCAGAATGATATCCACTTGGGTAACTTTATTTTTGCTGACGGGGCTTGGCATGTAATCGATGCGGGGGATGTAGAAGTGACCGATGCCCCCGTGGAAAAGAGCAAGGCCCTTGGCAATCTGGCTCTGCTACTCGCCCAGTTTCCTCCCTTGTCCCTGCCCACCGCACAACAGGTTGTCAGCGCCTATGGTGATACGTTTTCGTCGCAGCAGTTGGCAGAATCCCTGAAAAAAACGCGTCACGCCCGTTTGCGCAAACTGGTCAAAAAGTCTCTGCGTAACTGTACCGAGTTTGTGGAGCTCAACGGCAAAGGCTACACAGGTATGGGGCGACGGGAGGATCAGCCGCTGATTGATGCTTTGTTGAACACGGGGCTGGATACCTTGCTGGAAAACTGTGAGCGACTGAAGGATGGCAACAGCGCCACCGTAGGGCGTGTGCAGATTCAGGGCGAAAGCCTGGTAATCAAACGCTATAACGTGAAAAGTGCCTGGAAAAAACTGGCCCGCCAGTTCAAAAGCCGGGCGCGCAATTCCTGGCTTAACGCGACTTACCTTGGGTTGGTGCAGATTCCGACTCCCCGGGCGGTTTGCTACCTGTCCAGCAAACAGTCAGGACTGACGGATCGGGAGTATCTGGTGTGCCGCAATGTGGAAGGCCGCATGCTCCCGGAAATCTGCGAAGCCGGTGGCCCCTTGCGGGATCAGGCGCTGAGCCAGATGGCGGATTTTTTTGCGGTGATGCGTTTGATGGCGTTCAGCCATGGCGACAGCAAATATACCAATTTCCTGTTTCAGGATGGCCAGCTCCAGGTGCTGGATCTGGATGGTATGAGCCGGGACCCCGGCAGGGGGCTGGAGCAGGAACTGGCAGATCAGCGCCAGCGCCTTTTCGAGAGCTGGCGCCCCCGTGAAGCCCTGGCTCCGCAAGCCCGGCAGGAATTCAATGCGTTTTACGAGGCGCGCATCAAATCGATTGAGAGTTGGCTATGA
- the rfaP gene encoding lipopolysaccharide core heptose(I) kinase RfaP: MKLFLRDDIVALWGDRDPFEQAAEQEGEIFRAREGRRTLRFAGNGRSYFLKYHGGIGWKEIFKNLTQGKLPVLGAMDEVTAIDAVRGAGLDTMTIAAYGSRGSNPASVESFIITDDLVGTLSLEDLGERWVKDPQAMPPVFKRALIERVATIARTMHGAGINHRDFYLAHFLMRDSDAASNNADGPLYLIDLHRSQVRSQVPRRWRIKDLGGLYFSTARFGMTRRDLLRFIRTYSGLPLRQALADDSTWSAVRREAEKIYRRYFEVEPELPLQFNEHPGKDI, encoded by the coding sequence GTGAAACTTTTTCTGCGCGATGACATCGTCGCCCTGTGGGGCGACCGCGACCCGTTCGAGCAGGCCGCCGAGCAGGAGGGTGAAATCTTTCGGGCCCGGGAGGGGCGTCGCACTCTGCGCTTTGCCGGCAACGGCCGCAGCTATTTTCTCAAATATCACGGTGGCATCGGCTGGAAGGAAATCTTCAAGAACCTGACCCAGGGTAAATTGCCGGTGCTGGGCGCCATGGATGAGGTGACTGCCATCGACGCGGTGCGCGGCGCCGGCCTGGATACCATGACCATTGCCGCCTATGGTTCGCGGGGCAGTAATCCGGCATCGGTGGAGTCCTTCATTATTACCGATGATCTGGTGGGCACCTTGAGTCTGGAAGATCTTGGTGAGCGCTGGGTAAAAGACCCGCAGGCCATGCCGCCGGTTTTCAAGCGAGCACTGATCGAACGGGTGGCTACTATTGCGCGCACCATGCACGGCGCGGGCATCAATCACCGGGATTTCTATCTGGCCCATTTCCTGATGCGCGATAGTGATGCGGCGTCGAACAACGCGGACGGCCCCTTGTATCTGATCGATCTGCATCGCTCCCAGGTGCGCAGTCAGGTGCCCCGCCGCTGGCGTATCAAGGACCTGGGTGGGCTGTATTTTTCCACTGCCCGATTCGGCATGACCCGGCGCGACCTGTTGCGTTTTATTCGTACATACAGCGGCTTGCCTCTCCGACAAGCGTTGGCCGACGACAGCACCTGGTCTGCTGTCCGGCGCGAGGCAGAGAAAATCTATCGCCGTTATTTTGAAGTGGAGCCCGAGCTACCGCTGCAGTTCAATGAACACCCGGGAAAGGATATCTGA